The following proteins come from a genomic window of Coleofasciculaceae cyanobacterium:
- a CDS encoding DUF58 domain-containing protein: MVRVLEPEQEQTLFILLDRGRLMTAKVGGLKRFDWGLNATLSLALAGLSRGDKVGVAVFDRDITTWIPPERGNHHLSKLVDRLTSIQPVLLEPDYLKAVTKVITQQTRRALVVVITDLVDVTASSELLGAMTRLTPRYLPFCVTLNDPIVEQIAHSPTDNTKDTY, from the coding sequence GTGGTAAGAGTATTAGAACCAGAACAAGAGCAAACTTTATTTATCTTATTAGATCGCGGGCGCTTGATGACGGCTAAGGTTGGAGGCTTGAAACGATTTGACTGGGGTTTAAATGCTACTCTATCTCTAGCTTTGGCGGGGTTAAGTCGTGGCGATAAAGTTGGAGTTGCTGTATTCGATCGCGATATTACTACTTGGATACCTCCAGAAAGAGGTAACCATCATTTATCAAAACTAGTCGATCGCCTGACATCAATTCAACCTGTATTATTAGAACCTGATTATCTTAAAGCCGTAACTAAGGTAATTACCCAGCAGACTCGACGCGCTTTAGTGGTTGTAATTACCGATCTAGTTGATGTTACGGCTTCTAGTGAATTACTCGGCGCAATGACTCGTCTAACCCCGCGCTATTTACCTTTTTGTGTTACTCTAAACGATCCAATAGTCGAGCAGATTGCCCATTCTCCCACAGATAATACTAAAGATACTTATTAG